One Malaclemys terrapin pileata isolate rMalTer1 chromosome 7, rMalTer1.hap1, whole genome shotgun sequence genomic region harbors:
- the TMEM254 gene encoding transmembrane protein 254 isoform X1 produces the protein MAASPGDPGGYFRSTSRFWMGAIAISIGYFAWAVFLPSTIPYKNLGQFGHFTKYLVDNHPKLLYNGFWLAWGIHIAEALYSIKLCKTKGITDSSVQRRWFIQTFLFGIASLSHLLAYKPPPKKQR, from the exons ATGGCGGCGTCCCCTGGGGACCCCGGCGGCTATTTCCGGAGCACCAGCCGCTTCTGGATGGGCGCCATCGCCATCTCCATAGGCTACTTCGCT TGGGCAGTCTTTTTACCTTCAACAATACCCTACAAGAATCTGGGACAATTTGGCCATTTTACTAAATATTTAGTGGACAACCACCCCAAACTGCTATATAATGG GTTTTGGCTTGCCTGGGGAATTCATATAGCTGAAGCATTGTACAGTATCAAGTTATGCAA GACCAAAGGCATCACTGACAGCTCTGTTCAACGTCGATGGTTCATCCAAACCTTCCTCTTTGGTATAGCTTCTCTCTCCCACCTGCTAGCCTACAAGCCTCCGCCTAAGAAGCAGAGATAA
- the TMEM254 gene encoding transmembrane protein 254 isoform X2 encodes MAASPGDPGGYFRSTSRFWMGAIAISIGYFAWAVFLPSTIPYKNLGQFGHFTKYLVDNHPKLLYNGLSQIRCRRKRTRDKMFLEIMECTRNERAHLNEWKDTVSKYRKDASKSEVMRDARDEKW; translated from the exons ATGGCGGCGTCCCCTGGGGACCCCGGCGGCTATTTCCGGAGCACCAGCCGCTTCTGGATGGGCGCCATCGCCATCTCCATAGGCTACTTCGCT TGGGCAGTCTTTTTACCTTCAACAATACCCTACAAGAATCTGGGACAATTTGGCCATTTTACTAAATATTTAGTGGACAACCACCCCAAACTGCTATATAATGG GCTCTCTCAGATAAGGTgtcggagaaagaggacgcgagacaagatgttcttggaaataatggaatgcacccgcaatgaaagagctcatttgaatgagtggaaggacacggtatctaagtacaggaaagatgccagtaaaagtgaggtcatgagggacgctcgagatgagaagTGGTAG